The Stackebrandtia nassauensis DSM 44728 genome includes the window CTGTACCTGAAGCAGGATCTCGACAAGGGCTCCCCCGAGACCGAGCAGATCAAGCAGCAGCTGGAGGAGGACAAGGACAGCGGTCTGGTCGAGGACTACAAGTTCAAGTCCAAGGCCGAGGCCTACTCGGAGTTCAAGGAGCTGTTCAAGTCCGCTCCCGACCTGATCGAGAACGTCGACCCGGAGCGGCTTCCGGCCAACTTCGGCGTGAAGCTCGTCGACATGGGCAAGGCCTCCGAGTTCAAGGACAAGTACGACAAGGCCAAGGGCGTCGAACGGGTCTTCAACCAGCGCGACTCGCTGGAGAAGGTCTTCGAACTGCTCACCGGCGTGCAGAACCTGGCGCTCATCGTCGCGCTGGTGCAGGGCATCGCCGCGCTGCTGCTGGTCGCGAACACGATCCAGGTGGCCGCGTACTCGAAGCGGCGCGAAGTGTCCATCATGAAGCTGGTCGGCGCGTCCAACTGGTTCGTGCAGGCGCCGTTCGTCCTGGAGGCGGTCTTCGCCGGTCTGCTCGGCTCGATCGTGGCCTTCCTGGCGCTCGTCGGGGGTAAGGCGTTCCTTGTGGACGGCACCTTCAAGAACCTGTTCTCGATCCTGACACCGATGCCATGGTCGAGAGTCATCCTCATGCTGCCCATCCTGGCGGGTATCGCCAGCGTGATCAGCGCGGTCACCGGCTGGGTCACCCTCCGCTTCCAGGTGAAGGTGTAGCGACCCGCCACAGTGAATTTGGTGCGAAACGACCACTTCGGGCGGTCACTCGGAGTACTTTACGCACCATGAGGACCATGCTTTGGAGTGCGGCGGTGTTCACCGCCGCACTCCTTCTCACAGGCACGGCCATCGCGAACCCCGGTAGCGAACCCAGTAAGGCCGAGCGCGAACTGGCCGAAGCCGAGGCGACCCTCGAAGGCGCCACAGAGGACGCCCGCGAGGCGGGCCGCGAACTCGCCGAGGCCGAGAACCGGCTCCCCGGTGCCCGCGACCGTGTCGACGAGGCGCGGGGCGCGGTGGCCGCCGCCGAGGTGCTCGCCGAGGAGGCCGCGCGCGACGCCGAGGACGCCCGTCAGGAGCACCACGAGGCCGAGGGTGACTTCGACACCGCCCAGTCCGGTGTAGAGGAGTCCAGGGACGATCTGGGCGACATGGCGGCCCAGATCTATCAGCGCGACGGCCTGGTCGCCTTCAACGAGGCCCTCAAGTCCAAGGACCTGTTCGACGCGGTCGACCGGATGTCCTTCGCCAACGAGTTCGTCCGCCGCCAGAACAACGCGGTCGAGGAGGTCGTCAAGGCCCGCCAGGACGCCCGCGTCGCCGAGAACGAGGCCGAACAGGCCCGCGACGACGCCGAGGCCGCCGAGGCCGCGGCAGCCGAGGCCCTCGACGAGGCCGAGGCCGAAGCCGAACGCGCCGAGGACGCCGAGGCCGAACTCGACGGTCTCATCGACACCAAGTCCGAGGCGCTGCGCGTCGCCAAACGCGAGAAGGACGCCAGCCTCGACCAGTACGAGGAGGCCAAGGCCGCCAGCGAACGCGTCGCCGACAAACTGCGCGACACCGGTTCTGGCGACTCCTCACCCCCGTCGTCGTCCTCGGGAGGCGGTGGTGGCGGCTTCCTGATGCCTGTCAACGGCTGGAAGTCCAGTGACTTCGGCAACCGCTACGACCCGTACTACAAGGTCTGGCAGCTCCACGCGGGCACCGACTTCGCGGCCCCCGGCGGGGCACCCATCTACGCCGTGGACTCCGGCTCGGTCGTCCAGGCGGGCTGGAATGGCGGCTACGGCAACTACACCTGCGTCTACCACGGCGACAACGTGTCCACCTGCTACGGTCACCAATCCTCCATAGGGGTGTCTCCAGGCCAGCACGTCTCGCGCGGCCAGCGCATCGGCAGCGTCGGCACCACCGGCGCCTCCACGGGCAACCACCTCCACTTCGAGGTCCGCGTCAACGGTTCACCCGTCCAGCCGCTGGGCTGGCTGCCGTCCTGTCTGTGCTGACGAATCTCACTCGCGGCGGCCCACACCGCCCCGATAAGCTGTGCCGATGGTCAAGGAGAAGGGGCACAAACTCATCACTTCCAACCGGAAGGCACGGCACGACTACACCATCCTCGACACCTACGAGGCGGGCATCGTGCTGACCGGCACCGAAGTGAAATCACTGCGCAACGGCCGCGCCTCCCTCGCCGACGCCTACGCCGACCTCCACAACGGCGAACTGCGCATCCACGGCATCCACATCGCCGAGTACGACAACGGCTCCTGGACCAACCACCCGCCGCGCCGGATCCGCAAACTCCTGCTCCACCGCGCCGAGATCGACAAACTCGTCGGCAAGCTCACCGAGTCCGGCCTCACCCTCGTCCCGCTGTCCCTCTACTTCCGCGACGGCTGGGCCAAGGTCGAGATCGGTCTCGCCCGAGGCAAGAAGTCCTACGACAAACGCCAGGACCTGGCAAAACGCGATTCCGACCGCGAGATCGAACGCGCCCTCCACCGCCGCGCCAAGGGCCTGCCCGACTGACCGGCGATATCGGAATGCGAGCCCCCACCGTTGGCGTTACACTCTTGCGAGCACAACTCAATAGGGGCCGATCGGTTTCGACTCCGTACGCTGATGTAAGGGAAGCGGGTCGAGGAAGCCAGCGTCGTCTCGTTAATCGTCGCTGGAAAACACAAATGCGAAGACTGAATCTCGCAGTTCCTTCGCTCTCGCTGCCTAAGCGATAGCAGAAGGATTGTCGGTCCGGGAGCGCGTCCGTCCCGGTCACCGGCATTATTTAGGACGCTTGGCGCTGAGTGGGGCCACCGGGCTCAGCGCGACACCAACGGTGGATGGAGCCCGTCACTTCGACTTGTTCGCGTGATCGAAGGGGCTTGAGGAAAGGCACAGCGAACTGCACCCGGAGAAGCCTTACTGAACCGGCGGAGGACCTGGGTTCGATTCCCAGCGGCTCCACGAAACCACAGAATTGCCCCCGCCATCCTTGGGAAGGCGGGGGCAATTCGTGTTTGTGGCTTTCGTCGTCGCATCAGTTGTCGGTGGAGCCGGTGAGGGAATCGATGAGGGTTTCCTGGAGGCCGCTCAGCCACAGGTAGACCATCGCGCTGGGTTTGCGGGGGTCGGAGTCGGGGAGTTGCAGGAATGCCTCGCTGTCGTGGTCGCCGGTGATGTCGAGGCGGGTGCCGAGGGCGAGGCGCAGATCGTTGAGGGCGCCCAGCCATTGGCGGCACTCGTCCTCGTTCAATCGCAGTTCGGTGCCGTCGGGTTCGGAGGGGGTCAGGGTCTCCAGGCAGCGGATGAGGGTGAGGATGTCGCCGCGTTTGCGGGCGCGCATGTCGGATTCGGTGTAGCGGCGGAACTCGGCGGACGCCGCGCGGGTCTCGTCGTCGGGGGGACGGTCGGGGTCGTCGTAGGCGTCGGGGAAGAGGCGGGCCAGTACCGGGTCGGTGGGTGGTTCGTCGGGTTGGTCGGTGAAGACGGAGGCCAGCAGGGCCTCGGCGTCACCGTGGGCCGGTTCCTGGCCGGGGCCGAGCAGGTCGAGGAGCTGGGTGGCGTAGCCGTGCAGGACGGAGATCTCGACCTGGCCCAGCAGGATGGTGGCGCCGCCGCCGGACAACGGCTCGAAGTAACCCGCCATCAGCGGTCCTGCCGCATGCTCGCCCACAGCCCGTACCCGTGCATGGCCTGCACATCACGCTCCATCTCCTCGCGGTTGCCGGACGAGACCACCGCCAGGCCCTTGTTGTGGACGTCGAGCATGAGCTCCTCGGCTTTGGGGCGGGTGTAGCCGAAGTAGGACTGGAAGACGTAGGACACGTAGCTCATCAGGTTCACGGGGTCGTTGCGGACGATCGTGACCCAGGGGGCGTCGGCTTCGGGGGTCTCGGCGGCGTCGGTGACCGTTTCAGGACGCGCGACCTTGGCCGAGACGCCCAGGACGCATCGGGGGAGTCGGCGAGTGAACGTGGGTGATGGCTGTGCGCTCACCTGCCCCATGCTGCCACCAGCACGGAGAGTCCACAAACGGCCCTCGGATTGGAACCGACCGGGACACGGGCCAATGGGTATCGCCGAAGTCGGGACCAACGACCCGCATTGACCAGCCGAAACATCGATTTGGGGTGGATGGCGGGCGCTTAGCATGGAGGCTCGGGCACCGGCAGCCCAAGAGCCGCTGTTGAGGATGATGCCCCATGACTGACGAGACGATCAACACCGAACAACCCGAGCTCAGGAAATCGAGGTTCGGTTACCGTGCCCGGTTCGTCGCCATTGTCGTGTTGTTGTCGATCACCTTGCTGGGTGGTGTCGCACTGGCCTTGGTGTTGGCTGAGGACAAGCCGAAACCGAGATCCGTTGAGGATCAGGCGATCGACATGTGTCAGGACGCGGTGTTGCAGTCACTGAAGGCGCCGTCCACCGCGGATTTCGTGGGCGAGCCCATCGCGTTCAGTGATGGGGGTGAGGTCGCGCCTGTTTACACGGTTACCGGTGAGGTCGATGCCGAGAACTCGTTCGGTGCGATGCTTCGCAACTTGTACACGTGTGACATCCAGACCAGTAACGACAGGGATTCGTGGACCGTGGAGGCCGTCGACATCGTCTTATGCGCCGCTGAAACGGGTCGAGGTCAGTCGTGGGTGACGGGGAGGGGGCGGGGTGGGACGGGGGTGGACTGGATGATCGAGGTGGTCGTCTGTCCGTAGAGGAGGAACTGGTCGAGGGTTTCGTCGAGGCGGGCGATGGAGGGGACGTGGACCTTGACGAACAGGCAGTCCTCGCCGGTGATGCGGTGGCATTCGGTTACCTGGGGCATCTTCTGGACGGCTTCGATGAGTTTGGGGAGTTGCGCGGGGCCGGGTTTGATGCGGACCAGGGCGGTGACGGGCATGCCCAGGGCGGCGGGGTCGACGTCCATGTGGAAGCCGACGATGATGCCGGTGCGTTGCATGCGCTGGACGCGTTCGGTGACCGCCGGGGCGGACATGGAGACCTGTTTGGCCAGTTGGGTCATGGAGATGCGGGGGTCCGCGTGCAGGGCCGCCAGCAGGCGCAGATTGACGGGGTCCAGGAGGGCATCGCGTTCACCGAAGGTGTTGTTGAGTTTTTTCTTTGATATTCCAGGCAATTTGAGTCAACGCCCTTCGATTGGCTATTTGGTTTGGTGGCTCTTGCTTGGAAGATACCCGCATGGGACTAGGTGTTGAGGCGGCGACGCGAAACTGGACCGATCGGGTGCCGGTGCCCGCGTTCTTGGGGGCCAGCGCGTTCTTTCACTATTTTGGGCCGTCCATAGCGGTGCTGTTGTTCGCCTTTGTGGATGTCATGGGGGTGGCGTGGCTGCGGATCGCCAGTGCGGCCGTGGTTTTGGCGGTGTGGCGGCGGCCTTGGCGGTTGGTGCGGGTGTTGGGTGCCCGGCAGTGGGTGGGGCTGGTCGGGTTGGGGGTCGTGTTGGCCGCTATGAATTCGACGTTCTATCTGGCGATTGAGCGATTGCCGTTGTCGACGGTGGGGGCGATTGAGTTCCTGGGGGTCATCGGTGTGGCGGCGTTTGGGGTACGGGATCGGCGCAATCTGGCGGCGTTGGTGTTGGCCGTCGGGGGTGTGGCCGCTTTGGTGGAGGTGCGGGTTGTGGACGCGCCGTTGGGGTTTGGGTTCGCGTTCGCCAATTGTGTGTTGTTCGTGGGGTATGTGGTTGTGGGGCATCGGGTGGCGAACGCGGGTGGGATCGGGGTGGCGGATCGCTTGGCGGTCGCGATGGTGGTGGCGGCCGTGGTGGCCACTCCGTTCGGGGTGGGGGAGGCGGTTCCGGCGTTGCTGGATCCGGGGTTGTTGGGTGCGGGGGTGGCGGCGGGGGTGTGTTCGTCGGTGATCCCGTATCTGTGCGATCAGGTCGTGATGGCCCGGGTGAGTCGGCCGAGTTTCGCGACGATGTTGTGCCTGCTTCCGGCCAGCGCCACGGTGGTGGGGCTTGTGGTCTTGGTGCAGTGGCCGAGTGTGGTGGAACTGTTGGGGGTCGGGTTGGTGGTCGTGGGGGTCGCGTTGCATCGTCCGGGGTCGTGACGGGCGCGGCGGTGGCAGTAATATGCGGTCCCACCTTGCCGGAGAGATAGTCGGGAGCCGATGGAGTTTCGAGTCCTGGGTGCCGTCGAGGCGGTCGCCGACGGGGTGACCGTCGATATTGGACCTGCTTCTCGGCGTGCGGTGTTGGCGATTCTGCTGGTCGAGGTGGGCCGGGTGGTTTCGGTGGAGCAGCTGATCGACCGGCTGTGGCGGGACGCGCCGCCCCGCGGGGCCCGGGACAGTCTGTACAGCTACCTGTCGCGGTTGCGGTCCGGCTTGGGGGACGGGCTGATCCGGCGGCGCTCGGGCGGGTATGTGGTGACGGTCGATCCGGTGAGCGTGGACCTGCATCGGTTTCGGAAACTGGTGGGGGAGGCTCGACGGTCTACTGGGGATGATGAATCGGCGGAGCTGTTCGAAGCGGCCTTGCGACTGTGGCGCGGGGAGGCGTTCGAAGGGCTGGACGTGCCGTGGCTGCATCGGGTCGCCGACGGGCTCGCCGCGGAGCGGTTCGCGGCGGAGCTGGATCGCAATGACGTGCAGTTGCGGCGCGGATGGCACGGGAGTCTGTTGCCGCAGCTGGAGGAGCGGGTGGCGTCGCATCCGTTGGACGAGCGGCTGGCGGGGCAGCTCATGCTGGCGCGGTACCGGTCGGGGCGGCAGGCCGAGGCGTTGGAGTACTTCCACGCGTTGCGGCATCGCTTGGTGCGGGAACTGGGCAGTGAGCCCGGGCCCGAGCTGGAGCGGTTGCATCAGCGGATCCTGAAATCCGAGTCGAGTCTGGACGTTCGGCGGGACGGTGACGGGGCGAGTGTCGCGGTGCCGCGGCAGCTGCCCGCGCCGCGTCGGGGTTTCGTGGGGCGAACGGCGGAGATGGCGGCGCTGGACAGGGCCAGCGACGACGGCCAGACCTTGTGGGTGGTGGCGGGACCCGGCGGGATCGGGAAGACCTGGCTGGCCGTCCAATGGGGGCACGAGCGGCGGGAACGGTTTCCGGACGGCCAGTTGCACGTGAACCTGCGTGGGTTCGATCCGGCCGAGGCGCCGTTGGATCCGGAGTTGGCGATTCGGGGCTTGCTGGTCGCGCTGGGGGTGGAGTCGCAGGCGATGCCGCCGGGCTTGGAGGCCAAGTCGGCGTTGTACCGGAGTTTGCTGGCGGGCAAGCGGATGCTCGTCGTCCTGGACAACGCCCGGGACACGCAGCAGGTGCTGCCGCTGTTGCCCGGCGGGACCTCGGGTACGACGATCGTGACAAGCCGGGCGGACCTGCCCGCTTTGGTGACGACGCATGAGGCGCTGCACGTGGGATTGCGGCCGTTGGACGATCCGGACGCGTACCGGACCTTGGCCAAGCGGATGGGGACGGAGCGGATCGACGCTGAGCCGGAGGCGGTGGCGGAGCTTGTCGCGCATTGTGCGGGGTTGCCGTTGGCGTTGGGGATCCTGGGGGTTCGCGCGGCGATCGATCCGGAGTTGTCATTGGCGGTGTTGGCCAGGCAGCTGCGGGAGGCGCGACTGGATACTTTGGATTCGGGGGAGTTGTCGGCCAGTGTGCGGGTGGTTTTCGACAGCTCGATGAGCGTGCTGAGTTCGGATGCGGGGGTGTTGTTGTGTTTGCTGGGGATCGCGCCGGGGGATGATGTCGCGGTGGCCGCTGCGGCGAGCTTGGCGGGTATCGGGCTGTCGCGGGCCGGGGAACTGTTGCGGGAGCTGGAGATCGCGCATTTGGTCGACGAGACTGTTCCGGGGCGGTTTCGGTTGCATGATCTGACTAAGACGTATGCGGGTGAGCGGGCGGCGGAGCTGGTGCCGGAAGCCGATCGTGTTGAGGCGTTGGGGCGGTTGGTGGACCACTACCTGCACGCCGCGTTCGCGAGCGAGCGGCTGCTCAACCCGGGACGGCCCGTCCTGGAACTCGATGAGATGCGCGGCGGGGCTGTCGTGACGGACCCGGAAACCGCTTCGGAGGCGCGGGGCTGGTTCGACGACGAACTGTCCAATGTGATCGCGATTCAGCGGTACGCGGCCGACAGCGGCTGGGACGTCCCGGGATGGAAACTCGCCTGGACGATGGACACCTATCTGTACTCACGCGGGTTGGGACAGCTGTGGTCGCAGAGCTGGCGCGTCGCGCTGGAATGCGCGGAGCACAGCGGCGATGCGGCGGTGACGATCGTGTGCCATCGTCGGCTTGGCAGTGTGTACTCCTTCGAGCGACGTGACGCCGACTCGATCCACCATCTTCGGCAAGCTTTGGTCCTGGGGGAGTCGAGCGGGGATCTGATCGAGCAAGGTCACGCCCACAACAACCTGGCCCTCACCTACAGCCGATTGTCCGAATTCGCCAAGGTGGTCGAGCACGCCGAACGCGCGGTCGTGCTGTACCGCGAGGCCGAATACCCGGCGTCGGAGATCTCCGCGCTGAACATCCTGGGCTGGGCCCTGTTGAAGCTCAACGACTTCGGCCGCGCCAGGGCTTACGTGGAAACGGCGCTGGAGACCTGTCACCGGAGCGGTGAACGCATGTTGCTGGGACGCGTCCACTCGACCCTCGCGGAGGTCTCGCAAGCGGAAGGCGACCTCGAAGCTGCGCTGCGGCAATGCCGTCTGGCGATTTCGCTCTACGCCGACAAGGACAATGCCGAGCTGATCGAGGTTCTCGAATTCACGGGTGACGTGTTGCGTGACCTGGGACAGCTTCGCGAAGCGCGGGAAGAGTGGCTTCGGGCCCGTGACCTGGCTAGCTCGCTGGGCCAGGACAGTCAGGCCGAATCCATCGAAGCCAAACTGGCCTCACTCCCCACCGCGACTACCACCCCGGGCTAACGCCACCACGTCTGACAAGGTTTCGACAAGATCGCCGTGGAACTCTTCACCCCGTCGGCTCATTGACGGTGGAGGAGAGGCGCCCATGATGACCGCTGAGGTCGATCTGCCGGACCCGGACGAGTCGCTTGACTCAGCGGAACGGTTGCGGCGCAGGATCGCCGCGGAGTTCGAGGAGTGGCCCGGCGAACTCGCGTGGCAGTACTTCGTCGCGCGGGTTGAGGAACCCGAGGACGATCTGGTTGCGGAGTGGGACCGGCACGTCGAGCTGTACGAGAAGCACCGCAAGTACGCCCTTGTTGATTGGCAGGAGGCGTCCTGGGAACTCGACCGGCGGTTGGCGACGTTGAGCTATCAGGACGTTTCGCGATCCGTTGAGCAGGAAGCGGAGCAGTGGCTGCCCGCGACCGCCGCCCGCGACGAGTTCTCGGCGCGCTATCCGGACCTGAACTGGGTGGAGGCCGAGGTGCGTCGGGATGCCGCCCGGGTGGCCGCTGAGGATCGGGACTATCGCGTCTGGGCGGAGGCGGTGTGGCCGGAAGCCGAGCGGGCCCGGGATCGGGAGGTGGCGCTGGCGCGGGTGGATGACAGCCGAGGCGAGGTCGCGGCCCGGTTCGGGCGCGAGTGGGGGATGGAACTGCCCGAGTCGATCTTCCGGTTCCAGGCGTTTCTGCACAGCCTGCCGTCGGTGGGGCACGACGCGCTGGAACAGCTGGAGCTGATGCCGTACGGGATCATGAGCCTCGTCGAGGATCCCGCGTGGCAGCCGAAGGACGGCGGTGATCCCCGGATGTACCTGCGGGCGTATCGGGATCCGCCGGAGTTCGTGCCGTTCATGCACGGCGGCAGCGATGGACTCCATTTCGGACTGTGGTTCGACGATGGTGTCCACTGCGATGGGACGGGCGCGTACTACAACAACGACGGTGGTGGGGTGGGGTTGCCGTGGGGAACGCCGTTGCTTCAGGTTCGCGGAATCCTGGAGTCGCGGTGGCGGCTTCTCGACAGCCGCCTGATGCGGTCGGACTGGCCTGATCCGGCTCTGCTCGAAAGGCGGCATCGGTTGCGGCTGTTGCGGGAGGCGGTCCTGGCGTTCGAGACGGCCGAGTATCCGCAAGAAGGCGAGGATTACTTCGACGCCAGCAAGGAGTCCGATCTGTTCGAGGGCCGCCCCGAGCGGGTCGAGACGCTGGATGAAGCCGGTGTTCGCGTCGAGGTCGATACCGCGATCGTGCGGGGACGGCAGAAACCCGGGTCGGACTATGAGTGGGCCACATCGCTCCACAATGAGCTGACCGGGGATCCCGCGGCCCGCGATGCCCATGTCGCGCTCGCTCGGCAGCGGTGCGAGGCCGGGAATCCGGGCGACGCCTTGGCGTTGGGGCGGGATCTGCACTGGTGCAGCGGTGGGGACGCCGCACTGGAGGATCTGGCGGTCGAGTTGTTGACCATGGCGTATCGGGCGTTGGGACGCGACAATCTGGCCGAGATCGCCGCCGCCCATCACGAGTGGCGGGTCGGGTTGCGGGACGGTGGGTGAACGGGGTGGTCAGCCGGTGGTTTCGCGCACCGCCGCGAGCAGGTGCCGGATCGCCGGGGTGGCGGGGCCGGGCCTGGTGACGAGGTTGACGTCGGTGGTCACATCGGACAGTCGGTGCAGTGTCACGCCGGGGACCGCCGGTGGTTTGTCCAGCGGGTAGAAGACCGTCCAGGACGGTTCGCCGCCCGCGATGTCGTGCAGCGTCTCCAGCAGTGTCGTGAACGCCGGGCCCGGGACGGGGTCGAAGCCGCCGCGTCGGCAGGCGTCGAGGATCAGGTCGTGGAAGGCGGGGTTGTTCTGTCTGGGCGCCATGCGAAGCGGCAGCGCGGACAGATCGGTCAGCCGGACGGAGTCGCGTGTGGGAGGTATGACGTCGGTGGGAGCCGCGACGTAGAGCGGGTCGGTCCACAGCGGGGTGAACTCCAGCCCGGGGGCGCTGTCCTGTACCCGCACGACGGCGGCGTCGAGGGTGCCTTCGCGCACCCCGGACAGCCGTTCGTCGAGTGTGGTGCGGTGGGTCTCGACGCGCGGTCCGGACCCGGCGGAGGTCGCGGCGGCAACGACCCGGTAGGTCCCGGCGTCGTAGGCGCGGCCGATGCCCAGCCGCAGCAGGCCGCTGTCACCGGCGGCCAGGTCGGCGGCCAGACGGCGGGTGCGTTCGACGGCCGCCAGTACCGCGCGGGCCTCGGGTAGGAGCCGTCGACCGGCGTCGGTGAGGCGGACGTGCCGGGTGGAGCGGTCGAACAGCCGGACGCCGAGTTCGCGCTCCAGCCTGCGGATCTGCTGGCTCACCGCCGCTTGGACGATGTGGAGGCTGGTCGCGGCCCGGCCGAAGCCGCCGGTGTCGGCCACGGCGGTGAAGTACTCGAGTTGCCGGATTTCCACGCCCGCTCCATTCATCACGATTCGTGATCACTGTGGGAGTGAACCGCTTCTTGGCGGGCGGTTGTTCCCGGGCTGAGATGGGTGGCGTCAGAACGAAACGCATCGAAGGAGGACGTCATGTCGAGGAAACCAGTGGTCGTGAACATCGCCGACGCCGAGGTGCTGGAAGGGGGCAACCCCATGAACCTGCTGGCCGACGCCGACGTCAGCGACGGTGCCTTCAGCATCAGTTCCGGCACCATCACGGCGGGCGCCGACAACGCCCGGCCGCACTTTCACCGGCGCTCCTGGGAGGTGTTCTGCGTCGTGGACGGGACGCTGGAGCTGCTGCTGGACGACGAGATAGTGAGGGTGGAGGCGGGTGGGATCGCGGCGGTGCCGCCCGGCGTGACGCACGCTTTCGGGGCCACGCCACAGGCGGACGTGTCGGCGCTGGTGTTCATCACGCCGGGCGTGCGGCGGTTCGACTACTTCCGGCTGCTGCCCGCGATCCTGCGCGGCGAGATCCCGAAGGCCGAGCTCGATGACATGCATCACCGTTTCGATGTTCACTTCGTCGACAGCACGCTGTGGGATGCTCATCGCGGACGGTGATCGGTGTGGTCTCGAGAACCTAGTCTTGACTGATTCCAGAAAAGGTGGTTTATTGGGGTTGTGGACTCAGAGCAACTACTCCGTCAGAACGGGCTGCGAGTCACCAGACAGCGGTTGGCGGTGCTTGCGGTGCTCGGCGAGGGGGGACACCCCACCGTCGACGAGATCGTGCAGCGCGCCCGGAAACGGGTCGGCTCTTTGTCCACTCAGGCGGTTTACAACGTGTTGACCATGCTTGACGACGCCGGGCTGGCGCGACGTATCGAACCGGCCGGCAGCAACGCCCGCTTCGAGGCACGCGTGGGTGACAACCACCATCACCTCGTGTGCCGCGACTGCGGGCAGGTCGAGGACGTCGACTGTGCGGTCGGTGAGGTGCCCTGTCTGGCCGCCGCCGACTCACACGGGTTCGTCATTGACGAGGCCGAGGTCATCTACTGGGGTCGGTGCCCCAGATGCGCGGCCGCGCTTAGTTCCTGAATCAGTACGAATGTTTCCCTACCACTGGAGATAGACATGTCTGAAAATGCGGTACCCCAGGACGCGAGTACGGAGAGCGGCGGTTGCCCCGTGGCTCACGGCCGTGCTCCGCTTCCGGCCCAGGGTGGCGGGAACCAGGGTTGGTGGCCGAACCGGCTCAACCTGAAGATCCTCGCCAAACACAACCCGGTGGCCAACCCGATGGGGGATGACTTCGACTACGCCGAGGCGTTCAACTCGCTCGACCTGCCGGCCGTGAAGCGGGACATCGCCGAAGTGCTGACGACCTCGCAGGACTGGTGGCCTGCCGACTTCGGGCACTATGGACCGCTCATGATCCGGATGGCCTGGCACAGTGCCGGTACCTATCGTGTCAGCGACGGCCGTGGTGGCGCCGGAGCGGGCCAGCAGCGGTTCGCGCCGCTGAACAGCTGGCCGGACAACGTCAGTCTTGACAAGGCCCGGCGGCTGCTGTGGCCGGTCAAGAAGAAGTACGGGAAGAACATCTCCTGGGCCGACCTGATGATCCTCACCGGGAACGTGGCGCTGGAGACGATGGGCTTCAAGACCTTCGGCTTCGCCGGTGGCCGCGCGGACGTGTGGGAACCCGACGAGGACGTGTACTGGGGCCCCGAGACCGTCTGGCTCGACGACAAGCGTTACTCCGGCGAGCGGGACCTCGAGAAGCCGCTGGCGGCGGTGCAGATGGGCCTCATCTACGTCAACCCGGAGGGCCCCAACGGCAACCCGGACCCGATCGCCGCGGCCCGCGACATCCGCGAGACCTTCGGCCGGATGGCGATGAACGACGAGGAGACCGTGGCGCTGATCGCCGGTGGTCACAGCTTCGGCAAGACCCACGGCGCCCACAAGGACGACAAGCTGGGACCGGACCCGGAGGCGGCTCCGCTGGAGGCGCAGGGCCTGGGCTGGAAGAACGGCTACGGCACCGGTGTCGGCGCCGACGCCGTCACCAGTGGACTGGAGGTTACCTGGACCACCACGCCAA containing:
- a CDS encoding AfsR/SARP family transcriptional regulator — translated: MEFRVLGAVEAVADGVTVDIGPASRRAVLAILLVEVGRVVSVEQLIDRLWRDAPPRGARDSLYSYLSRLRSGLGDGLIRRRSGGYVVTVDPVSVDLHRFRKLVGEARRSTGDDESAELFEAALRLWRGEAFEGLDVPWLHRVADGLAAERFAAELDRNDVQLRRGWHGSLLPQLEERVASHPLDERLAGQLMLARYRSGRQAEALEYFHALRHRLVRELGSEPGPELERLHQRILKSESSLDVRRDGDGASVAVPRQLPAPRRGFVGRTAEMAALDRASDDGQTLWVVAGPGGIGKTWLAVQWGHERRERFPDGQLHVNLRGFDPAEAPLDPELAIRGLLVALGVESQAMPPGLEAKSALYRSLLAGKRMLVVLDNARDTQQVLPLLPGGTSGTTIVTSRADLPALVTTHEALHVGLRPLDDPDAYRTLAKRMGTERIDAEPEAVAELVAHCAGLPLALGILGVRAAIDPELSLAVLARQLREARLDTLDSGELSASVRVVFDSSMSVLSSDAGVLLCLLGIAPGDDVAVAAAASLAGIGLSRAGELLRELEIAHLVDETVPGRFRLHDLTKTYAGERAAELVPEADRVEALGRLVDHYLHAAFASERLLNPGRPVLELDEMRGGAVVTDPETASEARGWFDDELSNVIAIQRYAADSGWDVPGWKLAWTMDTYLYSRGLGQLWSQSWRVALECAEHSGDAAVTIVCHRRLGSVYSFERRDADSIHHLRQALVLGESSGDLIEQGHAHNNLALTYSRLSEFAKVVEHAERAVVLYREAEYPASEISALNILGWALLKLNDFGRARAYVETALETCHRSGERMLLGRVHSTLAEVSQAEGDLEAALRQCRLAISLYADKDNAELIEVLEFTGDVLRDLGQLREAREEWLRARDLASSLGQDSQAESIEAKLASLPTATTTPG
- a CDS encoding LysR family transcriptional regulator → MEIRQLEYFTAVADTGGFGRAATSLHIVQAAVSQQIRRLERELGVRLFDRSTRHVRLTDAGRRLLPEARAVLAAVERTRRLAADLAAGDSGLLRLGIGRAYDAGTYRVVAAATSAGSGPRVETHRTTLDERLSGVREGTLDAAVVRVQDSAPGLEFTPLWTDPLYVAAPTDVIPPTRDSVRLTDLSALPLRMAPRQNNPAFHDLILDACRRGGFDPVPGPAFTTLLETLHDIAGGEPSWTVFYPLDKPPAVPGVTLHRLSDVTTDVNLVTRPGPATPAIRHLLAAVRETTG
- a CDS encoding cupin domain-containing protein, translated to MSRKPVVVNIADAEVLEGGNPMNLLADADVSDGAFSISSGTITAGADNARPHFHRRSWEVFCVVDGTLELLLDDEIVRVEAGGIAAVPPGVTHAFGATPQADVSALVFITPGVRRFDYFRLLPAILRGEIPKAELDDMHHRFDVHFVDSTLWDAHRGR
- a CDS encoding Fur family transcriptional regulator, which translates into the protein MDSEQLLRQNGLRVTRQRLAVLAVLGEGGHPTVDEIVQRARKRVGSLSTQAVYNVLTMLDDAGLARRIEPAGSNARFEARVGDNHHHLVCRDCGQVEDVDCAVGEVPCLAAADSHGFVIDEAEVIYWGRCPRCAAALSS